A genomic segment from Spinacia oleracea cultivar Varoflay chromosome 3, BTI_SOV_V1, whole genome shotgun sequence encodes:
- the LOC110798181 gene encoding 60S ribosomal protein L13-1, with the protein MVRHNNVVPNGHFKKHWQNYVRTWFNQPARKTRRRVARQTKAVKVFPRPTAGSLRPIVHGQTLKYNMKLRAGKGFSLEELEAAGIPKKLAPTIGIAVDHRRRNRSLESLQSNTQRLKTYKAKLVVFPRRPLKFKAGDSALEELAAATQVHGDFMPIVRETPVAELVKITDEMKAFKAYDKLRLERTNKRHMGARLKRAAEAEKEDKK; encoded by the exons ATGGTGAGGCATAATAATGTTGTGCCTAATGGCCATTTCAAGAAGCACTGGCAGAACTATGTCAGGACTTGGTTCAATCAGCCCGCTCGTAAAACCAGAAGAAGAGTAG CTCGACAAACGAAGGCCGTTAAGGTCTTTCCTCGTCCTACAGCTGGATCTCTTCGTCCTATTGTTCATGGCCAGACCTTGAAGTATAACATGAAGCTCAGAGCTGGCAAAGGATTTTCCCTTGAGGAGCTTGAA GCAGCAGGTATTCCTAAAAAACTTGCCCCAACAATCGGCATAGCTGTTGATCACAGACGCAGAAATCGGTCCCTTGAATCTCTTCAATCCAATACCCAGAGGTTGAAGACCTACAAAGCCAAATTGGTTGTATTCCCAAGAAGGCCACTTAAATTCAAG GCTGGTGACTCTGCTCTTGAGGAGTTGGCCGCAGCTACTCAAGTCCATGGTGACTTCATGCCGATTGTACGCGAGACTCCAGTTGCGGAGCTTGTCAAGATTACGGACGAGATGAAGGCCTTCAAAGCATATGACAAGCTTCGATTGGAGAGGACCAATAAGAGACATATGGGTGCCCGGTTGAAGAGGGCCGCTGAAGCCGAGAAAGAAGATAAGAAGTAG